The region CGCCGTGCCCTGCCCGGTTTTGAAACCGCCTGGCTGCTGCTGATCGGTTTTCCGCTCATGGTTCCCAGCATCATGTACGATACGCACGGCGATCATCATCGCCAGGCAAGCTTTGGCACCCCGAACGACCCCGAATATCTGCCCCTGGCCCACAGCCACCCGCTCGGGCTGGTATGGTTTGTCGTCCAGGTCAGCCTTGTGCCGGTCTTGCTGGTCGTGCGCTGGGGTGTCATCGGCCCGCTCGCGGCGTGTCTGCCGCAGCTGCGCCGGTGGGTCATCCGCCACGCCTCCAGCCTGGTCATCAACCCCCGCTATTGTCGGGCGCTGCCCTCAAAACGGCAGCGGACTCGTTTTGCCGCCCAGGACGCCACAGCCGGTGTCATGTGTTGGGGGGTGGGACTGGGCTGCTGTCTGGGCTGGATTCCACCCGCCTGGCTGCTGCAGTGGTGGTTGACTGGAGCCGGCATCCTGGTCATCAACCAGATCCGTACCCTGGCCGCCCATGGCTACCACAACCAGGGCCAAGCCATCACTACGGTTGAGCAGGTCCTGGACTCGATCACGCTCCGAGGCTGCCCGTCCGAGAAAAACAATGGAGACCGCTCCATCACGTCCGCGTTCAGCCTGCTGACCGCTGCGGCCGCCCCGGTCGGTCTCCGCTACCACGCCCTGCACCACTTTCTGCCGACCGTCCCCTACCACAGCCTGGGTCTCCTCCACCGGCGGCTCGAGGCCGAACTGAGGCAGGACTCGCCCTATCGGCAGACCTACCGGAACGGTATTGGATCGGCCATCTCGGCCCTCATCCGGTACGGCTCAGCGCAGGTGACGCCGGACCAGCAGTCTGAGAATCGCCGGGCCGCCCAATAAGAAAGGATGGCGACGCTGGCGGTCGGTCGGTTGCCAGGCAAACCCGGCATGGCGGCTGATCTTCCACGCCACATACGGCAGCCAGTCATCGAACGTCAGCCCGGATTTGAGCAGCCACAGCGCGTAGCGGCCCTTGGCCAGGGCACGCCGGACCTTCCAGTCCCAGCGCAGCCGGCGGCGCTGGCGGTCGGAGATCGTCACCTGCCACTCAAAGGGGAACGCTGATCTCTTCCTGATGAGGCGGTCATCATCGTTCCCCTTCGCGGCCTGGCCCGGTTCGGGCACGACTCGAACCAATTGCCCACGGTCCCGCAACTCGGACAGGGCGTGTTCGGCAACCTGGCTGTAGCGCTCAACCGCGCTGCGATAGAGAGCCTGAACGGTGCCGGGCTGTTCGGCCCGCAGCTCTGTCCGGTAGGTTTCCCGGAAGCCACGCTGCCACAGCTCAGCAGTCTGAAAGCGAGCCGGCAACAGGGCTGCCATCCGCCCGACCAGGGTCAGGACAGCCTCCGCACACGCGCCGACAACCCGGCTCCGGCTGGCCTGGTCACGGCTATAGACCAGCCGGGCCGGCTGGCAGAAGCGTGCCCAGATAATCGCGTGTACACTGCGGGCAGAGGCGCCAGACACGAAATCGCGCATCGAAATCACCGCGTACTTGGCCCGCAGCGTGTGTGGCTCGTCGCCGACCTCCAGATACAAGACATTCGGTGGCAGCACGGCGTTCAACACGGCCAACACCCGTGAGGCAAAGACGGCCCGGTAGTTATCGACCAGGACATAGAAATCCAACACCCCCTGGTCCGTGCGTCGGCGCAGACACGAGCCGTAGAATACGACTGCGGCAACAGCCGGGCCGTGACGGCGGCGGATTTCGTCGGCAACGGTTCGCGCCGCCGTAAGCGTCGGCTGGCCGAGTTCCTGGTCCACGATGTCGTACAAGGCGCTCATCGGGCGTACCCCGGTGCTCTTTTTCAGGTCCGGACGAATCGGAGCCGCCGGTCGGCTGCGAGGCGGACCACCCGGCCCGCCTTCGGCCCGAACAACTCTCCGTCGATGACGAGCCCACAGTCAAGCCGGAACTGGAGCTGATGAACATTGCGACTCACATAGCCGGCCAGCGATCCGTCGGGCTGGGGCGGACGGCCTCGGACAATACGGAGCGGGGCGAGCAGCCGTCGCGACGCCCCCTCGGCAACTGCGGTGCAGCGAATAGGCGCCTCCTCCCGGCCCCAGAACGGACGCAGCCCCAGCACCGAGTCGAGGGTGGTGGCAAACGCGAGCAAAAACGAACCCGGGGCGAGCGGGCAGCCGTCAAGCCGGATGTCCAGGCGGTCGCGGCTCAGCACCCCACGGCAGGAGCCCAGCAGCGCCCGCAGCGCCACCAGCCCGATGATCGCCCCGGACGTCAGCGGCCCCTGAAAATAGTGCTTGGGCAGCAGGCGGTGTTTCAGTTCCGTGGTTCGATAGATCACCCCCAGCCCAAAGAAGAAGCCGTACTGCACAGCCTCGTCCGGCCCCAACTCGACGCGTAACACTGGCCGCTCCACCACAGCCTGGGCAAGGCTGTCCTGACGGACGGCTTTCATCAGGCCGGACAAGGCCCGGAGCGGGTTGGGATGGCTTCCGATATCGAGCGCCCCGGCGTTGGTTCGTCCGCCCTTGAGCGGCGCAATCAGGGGCAGACGGGCAAACGCCGAACTGCGCAGCGTTGCAGTCAGCACGCGCTGCAGAGTGCCGTCTCCGCCACATACGGCCAACACCCCGATGTCGCGGTCGGCCAAGTCTGCGACCGCGTCTTCAACCCCCCGCTGCGGCCCGGTCTCAACATACACGACATCGGGCTGCCGCTCGCACAGCGCCCGCAACCGGGCCACACGGCCAGGCTGTCGGCCAGCCCGAGGATTGCTCAAAACGCCGATGCGCATGATACGCGAGCCACGCCTGGGCTGGACCAGACCTCAGCCCACGGGCTCCGATTCCTGCCAGGTCTGGAGGGGCTGACCACGCCAGCGTTGGCCGCACGCTTGCAGCAAACGCACACTATGAAAGGCGAGCGAACACAGCGTCCACACCGCCACCGCCACCAAACCCCAGTCCGGTCGGCCACCCAGGCTGGCCACGGACAGCAGGATGAGATTCGGATTGCGGCGGGCCGTGATCGTCCGAAACCAGGCGTCAATCGGCCGCCAGCTGTGTATTTCCATCTTGAACAGCAGCAGAAAAACGCCCTCAAGCAGACGTCCCAACACGTACCCAAGCAGGGTAATGACGAGCGCCGGCCCCAACCAGACCGCGCTGCCGGGCAGCCCCGCAGCCCAGGCCAGGTACCAGAAAGGCGGGTGGATCAGATCGAGCCCGTGGTCGAGGACATGGCCGAGTTTGCTCGTGGTAAGGCTGAGCCGCGCCAGCTTGCCATCGACCGTATCCAGAAAGGTCATCAGCCACGCCGCCAGCAGGCCGAGGCCAAAAGCACCAAGGCTGAACAGCCACGTGGCCCCAATCACCAGCAGCCAACTCAGGCCGGTGACCGCGTTCGGCCGCACGCCGGCCCGGGCCAGGATACGCACAACGGCCTGGGCCGGGCGAGGCCAGACCCACTTGGTGACCGCATCGGTAATGCCCTTGTAGGAGGCCCGGAAGAGATGGGCTTCGATCTCGCGGAGCCGCTGCGGCTGAATGGGCAGCACATAGGGGACGGCGGATTTTCGGAGGGCGGGGTTGTAGGCCGGCACCAGCTCGCCCGGGGCAAGGCCACGCAAACCAGCCTGGGAATCGTTATCCTGGAAGGTTTCGGCGCCCGACAAGAGGGCCAGGGCAGCCTCACGGTTTCGGGCCTCGACCCGGGCGGCAACGGCTCGCTGCGGGCTGCCCGGGACGAACAGGACGCTGTTGTGGGCGGCGGGTGAGTCGAGCAGGGCGCGGATCAGACGTTCGTCAAACACGTAATCGGCCCGCACGATAAGCACCTCCCCGCCCTGCACCTGAAGCGCGGCCAGCGGACCGCCGCCGATCCGGTCGGCCCGGATGCCGGCCGCCACCAGCACCCGCCGCAGACGCTCTGCGCCCGAGATGCCCCAGATTTTGAGCTCGGGTTGGTCCGGATCGGTGAGTATCCAGATGGTGGTTTGCAGCCCACTCGTCGCCTTGGCCATAGCCTTGGATGTGCCTCCCGGCGGTCTTATCATAGCCGGCGGATGTGGTATAGGCAGACCGATGAGACATGGACCGGCCTGACGAGCGGGCTGCGCTCCGACCACCCACCATCGCCACAATCTGGAGGAACACATGACCG is a window of Desulfurellaceae bacterium DNA encoding:
- a CDS encoding CDP-alcohol phosphatidyltransferase family protein; the protein is MAKATSGLQTTIWILTDPDQPELKIWGISGAERLRRVLVAAGIRADRIGGGPLAALQVQGGEVLIVRADYVFDERLIRALLDSPAAHNSVLFVPGSPQRAVAARVEARNREAALALLSGAETFQDNDSQAGLRGLAPGELVPAYNPALRKSAVPYVLPIQPQRLREIEAHLFRASYKGITDAVTKWVWPRPAQAVVRILARAGVRPNAVTGLSWLLVIGATWLFSLGAFGLGLLAAWLMTFLDTVDGKLARLSLTTSKLGHVLDHGLDLIHPPFWYLAWAAGLPGSAVWLGPALVITLLGYVLGRLLEGVFLLLFKMEIHSWRPIDAWFRTITARRNPNLILLSVASLGGRPDWGLVAVAVWTLCSLAFHSVRLLQACGQRWRGQPLQTWQESEPVG
- a CDS encoding fatty acid desaturase, with protein sequence MSEPPPVSLPAATATSFSAADYRRRFASAFQPQPWKYWADLLVSAGLGWGVFGLSLSVPFGSVVYLGCSAVAVLALLRAVLFIHELAHLKRRALPGFETAWLLLIGFPLMVPSIMYDTHGDHHRQASFGTPNDPEYLPLAHSHPLGLVWFVVQVSLVPVLLVVRWGVIGPLAACLPQLRRWVIRHASSLVINPRYCRALPSKRQRTRFAAQDATAGVMCWGVGLGCCLGWIPPAWLLQWWLTGAGILVINQIRTLAAHGYHNQGQAITTVEQVLDSITLRGCPSEKNNGDRSITSAFSLLTAAAAPVGLRYHALHHFLPTVPYHSLGLLHRRLEAELRQDSPYRQTYRNGIGSAISALIRYGSAQVTPDQQSENRRAAQ